Genomic window (Prosthecochloris aestuarii DSM 271):
GCGCTTATGACTGAAGATGATACTTCCAACGATACCGAAAAGGAAAAGCGGGATGTATTCAAGTTGAAAATCAGCATACCCTGTCGTGCTGCCGTAAAGAAAAGAGACAGAGATCTCTGCGGCAGCATATGCCGATACAATAAGCACGGTCAGAAGCACCCAGTCATTCAAGAGAAGAATCAGCAGGGAAAGGCCGGCCATCGTCGATATTGCCCAGACCATATTCCAGTCGTTTTTGAGGAGCATAAAGCTGAAAAAAAACGGAATCATGATCCAGCAGGAGATAATCATGTAGACCGGAAAAATTGCTTTGAAGTGCGAGGGCAGACGGTGGTAAAGAACCCAGGGGATACTCAGCAAGGCGATGATCAGACGGAATCCCAGGTTTTCATATGGCTGCGGGAAAACATATGCCCAGACATAAAAGAACAGGGGGAAGCCTATCAGACCAAATATTCCCATAACCGGAATGTTTGGTTCAGCATGTTCAAGGGTATTCCTGGTTTTAGCCCAGAGCATATCCTGGAGTGACTGTTTGGTCATCGCATCATCTCGAATCATTTAATGACAAGCCGGCGGTCGTTTTTTCAGACCCATGCTTTCCGGCTGTTGCAAAAGTTCCTGAACAGCGTGTTACAGGAGGAGGCAATGCTTTCATTTGTGTTAGAATGGGGAAGCGCAGAGGACAACACGGCTACTCAAACCTGTTAGAAAACCTGTACATGTATGTAGCCGAACTTATGACAAGTTACTATAAATCAATGAGCTTCAGGATTAAACTTTAAGTTAATTATTAGTTTGCAAAATGGAGAATATTACTCTGAGAGGTTTCTTTGATGTATATTAAGTAATAAAGTTATTTTTTTGAAGGCCATTGAGGTATAGGGAGCGTATTTGTTATGCCGAAAGATGTGTTTTTTGGACAATCAGATAAAGGTTTGAGTTCTAAAGGCAAGCCTTTACCGGATTTTGTTGAAAAAAAACTCAAGGCATGCGATGATGAAACGTTCGCGCCACGGCGCAATAAGAAGCCTCTTGTTATCGGTAATACGTTACCCGGTCCTGATGCTATTATTCTTCAGAGTAACGATTATCTGAATGTTTCCAAACATCCAGATATTATCCGTGCCCAGGTTTCGGTCCTTGAGGATGTTGGCAAGGACTTGGTCATGTCTGCTGTTTTTCTCCATGAAGGTAGTTATAAGGATCGATTCGAAAAAGAGATAGCTGCGTTTACCGGTTTTGAGAGCGCTGTGCTCTGCCAGTCAGGGTGGGCAGCTAATGTCGGGCTGATGCAGGTGATAGGTGATGCAGCAACGCCAGTCTATATTGATTTTTTTACACACATGTCTCTGTGGGAAGGCATAAAAACGGCAGGTTCTCCTCCATATGCTTTTCGACATAACGATCCTGGGCATCTTGAACGTCTTGTCAGGGAGCATGGCCCTGGTATCATTCTTGTCGATTCCCTTTACAGTACTATTGGCGATATTTCACCCTTACCTGACATTGTCGATATTGCAGATCGGTATGGTTGTGTATCGGTGGTTGATGAGTCTCATTCTCTGGGTACGCATGGTTTTAAAGGGGCCGGGTTGGTCAATGAGTTCGGGTTGACTGATAAGGTGCACTTTATCACGGGAAGTCTTGCCAAAGCGTTTGCCGGCCGTGCTGGCATTATTTTCTGCTCTGAACACTTTGCCCGCTATTATCCGTATCTGGCTTTTCCTGCTATTTTCAGTTCAACTCTTCTGCCTCATGAGATCGCCGGTCTTCATGAGACTCTCAATGTTATCCGTTCATCCGACGACAGGCGCCAGCGGCTTCGTAACCATTCTTCTTTCCTGCGCGAAGGTCTGCTGAATCTTGAATACAATATTGCCAGTACTTCACAGATTATTGCGATCGAGAGTGGCTTGGAACACGATACTGAGCTGTTTCGGGATGCTCTTGAAGAGCGAAATGTGTTTGGTTCTGTCTTTCTTACGCCCGCTACACCAAAAAACCGCTCTCTTATGCGTTTTTCACTTCATAGTGAACTTACAAGGGAGGAGTTAGAGTATGTGCTGAAGGTTTGTGAGGAAATTCGCGATGAGGTGAATATGTGGGGGTGGAAATCAACCAGAAAAGGTCAGAAGAGATAGGAAGAGGGTGGGATTGATTCGCTACGCTCACCCCTTCGGGGCAGCAACGCTGGCGCATGCTGTCAGAATGCCTGTCGGCATTGTTCGAACCCACTCCGTGGATTCTCATCCCGCCCTGAACGCAAAGTAAAAACCCCCGCATGAAGCGAGGGCTTTTACTTTGTGCGGAGAGGGTGGGATTCGAACCCACGGTACGCTTACGCGCACAGCGGTTTTCGAGACCGCCCGATTCAACCACTCTCGCACCTCTCCGTGGTTATCTTGTTGCAACAAAAAAAGCCTCTTGTTTATCAGAGGCTTTTTTTGTTTTGAGCGGGAAACGAGACTCGAACTCGCGACCCCAACCTTGGCAAGGTTGTGCTCTACCAGCTGAGCTATTCCCGCTTGAGAGTGTCCTATTATATGGCTTTTAGTGTTTTTAACCAAATTTTTGTTAAAAGTTTTTGAAAAAAATCAGTCCAGACGGATTTCTCGCATGATCGTTTCCATGTCTTTGTCTCCTCTGCCTGACAGATTGACGATGATGGTCTGGTCTGGGGTCATTTTCGCGGCTCTGGTGATGCCGTAATGGATGGCGTGGGCTGATTCGAGGGCGCAGATGATGCCTTCGGTTTTTGCAAGTGTTTGCAGTGCTGCGAGGGCTTCCTGGTCTGTTGCCGAGGTATAGGTGACCAGTCCGAGATCCTGCAGATGGCAGTGTTCCGGTCCTACGCCGGGGTAATCAAGACCTGCAGAAATTGAGTGAGCTTCGCTGATTTGTCCGTAATTATCCTGAAGAATTTTCATCATTGCTCCGTGGAGCACTCCTGTTTTTCCAAGGGTGAGGGATGCGGCATTCAGTCCGGTGAGGCCTTCTCCGGCAGCTTCGACCCCCACAAGTTCTATCTGGCGGGCGTCGGGGAGAAATTCGTAGAACATGCCGATCGCGTTGCTTCCTCCGCCGACACAGGCGGCAATGACGTCAGGAAGTTTGCCGGTCTGCTGGAGTATCTGCTGTTTTGTCTCTTTTCCGATAATCGACTGAAAATCCCTGACCATCATCGGGTAGGGGTGCATGCCGACGACTGAACCGATGATGTAGAACGTTTCTTCGGGGTTGTTGATCCAGTCCCTGATGGCTTGGCTTGTTGCATCTTTGAGGGTGCGGCTGCCGTTGGTAACGGGTCTGACGTCGGCGCCGAGCAGTTTCATTCTTGCGACGTTGGGCGCCTGGCGTTTCATGTCCTCCTGGCCCATGTAGACGATGCAGTCCAGGTTGAAGAGGGCGCAGACCGTCGCGGTCGCGACCCCATGCTGACCTGCTCCTGTTTCAGCTATTATTCTCTTTTTCCCCATTCTGCGAGCGAGCAGAGCCTGGCCGAGTGCGTTGTTGATTT
Coding sequences:
- the cqsA gene encoding alpha-hydroxyketone-type quorum-sensing autoinducer synthase, producing MPKDVFFGQSDKGLSSKGKPLPDFVEKKLKACDDETFAPRRNKKPLVIGNTLPGPDAIILQSNDYLNVSKHPDIIRAQVSVLEDVGKDLVMSAVFLHEGSYKDRFEKEIAAFTGFESAVLCQSGWAANVGLMQVIGDAATPVYIDFFTHMSLWEGIKTAGSPPYAFRHNDPGHLERLVREHGPGIILVDSLYSTIGDISPLPDIVDIADRYGCVSVVDESHSLGTHGFKGAGLVNEFGLTDKVHFITGSLAKAFAGRAGIIFCSEHFARYYPYLAFPAIFSSTLLPHEIAGLHETLNVIRSSDDRRQRLRNHSSFLREGLLNLEYNIASTSQIIAIESGLEHDTELFRDALEERNVFGSVFLTPATPKNRSLMRFSLHSELTREELEYVLKVCEEIRDEVNMWGWKSTRKGQKR
- the trpB gene encoding tryptophan synthase subunit beta; this encodes MTQHPYSAPDASGHFGTYGGKFIPETLVKNAADLEKEYQKARQDDQFWHEYNTLLSQYVGRATPLYHAENLSKKTGGAKIFLKREDLCHTGAHKINNALGQALLARRMGKKRIIAETGAGQHGVATATVCALFNLDCIVYMGQEDMKRQAPNVARMKLLGADVRPVTNGSRTLKDATSQAIRDWINNPEETFYIIGSVVGMHPYPMMVRDFQSIIGKETKQQILQQTGKLPDVIAACVGGGSNAIGMFYEFLPDARQIELVGVEAAGEGLTGLNAASLTLGKTGVLHGAMMKILQDNYGQISEAHSISAGLDYPGVGPEHCHLQDLGLVTYTSATDQEALAALQTLAKTEGIICALESAHAIHYGITRAAKMTPDQTIIVNLSGRGDKDMETIMREIRLD